A single region of the Asterias amurensis chromosome 19, ASM3211899v1 genome encodes:
- the LOC139951763 gene encoding uncharacterized protein, whose product MVIIISLTVVALRLHKKRYSAIPASQTNVASTASVTFRAGHSQGNAHTISLIQPNRGEQDASRVFHADTAASVDLNLSASPPASLIDNHKVIQHYDSGNGVMYTSVNRQKRPQASAAPYTGVTRGATAIKYQPKKVARPGELVYADLQHTRQHPPNAPPIRTEPPTQYAAISHNMIRALHSGISTPAGHYFDSDEEVEQFMVGLEDEAPPPPPRGIFVPPVFY is encoded by the exons ATGGTGATCATAATCAGCCTGACAGTGGTCGCATTAAGGCTACACAAAAAAC gttATTCAGCGATTCCTGCAAGTCAAAC CAATGTTGCGAGCACAGCTTCTGTCACTTTCAGAGCAGGCCACTCACAAGGAAATGCGCACACAATCTCACTGATTCAACCGAACAGAGGAGAGCAAG ACGCGAGTAGAGTGTTCCATGCAGACACCGCAGCTAGTGTAGATCTTAATCTATCTGCGTCACCGCCTGCGTCACTAATCGACAACCACAAGGTTATACAACATTACGATAGTG GGAATGGGGTTATGTACACTTCAGTGAACCGCCAAAAGCGTCCTCAAGCGTCAGCAGCTCCCTACACCGGTGTGACGCGGGGTGCAACAGCCATCAAGTACCAACCCAAAAAG GTTGCCCGTCCAGGCGAACTGGTCTATGCTGATTTGCAGCACACACGCCAGCACCCTCCGAACGCACCACCGATAAGAACCGAACCTCCTACGCAGTACGCTGCAATAAGCCACAACATGATTCGAGCCCTTCACAGCGGTATTTCAACCCCAGCAGGCCACTACTTTGACAGCGACGAAGAAGTGGAACAATTTATGGTGGGGTTGGAAGACGAAGCACCACCCCCACCGCCTCGCGGCATTTTTGTTCCACCTGTTTTTTattaa
- the LOC139951840 gene encoding uncharacterized protein: protein MKGGCTPRFAVLLIIGNIFQDAISSATITIDMPPVVSVFEGEDVELVCKVWYANGTLIPPCDGLHGNILKWTLVNKVENMPGDEIARCGRVASFKNKTVEFNQDNGNLTILNIGLADEAMVKCEVAGEELGHYSNETKVKVMRKVNFSIKTEQELTPREGESPTLPCSVIDSGTTDKRNFTCVWSLNNNTILQSCNSSSEVFHSDQREKYELHHGKTSCNLTILNLTLKDEGRYQCDVHDSFYNQSNYNSTEICLGDEPTNSMSDIGSTELQTLTKETANV, encoded by the exons ATGAAAGGAGGATGTACCCCAAGGTTCGCAGTCTTGTTAATTATTGGAAACATTTTTCAAG ATGCCATCTCTTCTGCGACCATTACGATAGACATGCCACCCGTCGTCTCAGTTTTTGAAGGTGAAGATGTAGAATTAGTATGCAAGGTTTGGTATGCCAATGGTACATTGATTCCACCCTGTGATGGGCTACATGGCAATATACTGAAATGGACGTTAGTTAATAAGGTGGAAAACATGCCAGGTGATGAAATTGCACGATGTGGTAGAGTGGCGTCGTTCAAGAACAAGACTGTGGAATTTAATCAAGACAATGGTAATCTAACAATATTGAATATAGGCCTTGCAGATGAAGCCATGGTTAAGTGTGAAGTGGCGGGGGAAGAACTCGGCCATtattcaaatgagacaaaagtAAAAGTGATGAGAAAGG taaATTTTAGTATCAAGACTGAACAAGAGCTAACTCCAAGGGAAGGGGAGAGTCCTACCTTACCATGTTCTGTGATCGACAGCGGCACAACTGACAAGAGGAATTTCACATGTGTTTGGTCCCTCAACAACAACACCATACTGCAGTCGTGCAATTCATCAAGCGAGGTCTTTCATTCCGACCAGAGGGAGAAGTACGAGCTTCATCACGGCAAGACAAGCTGTAATCTTACGATTCTAAACTTGACCTTGAAGGACGAAGGAAGATACCAATGTGACGTCCATGACTCCTTCTACAACCAGTCCAACTACAATTCGACAGAAATTTGCCTCGGGG atGAACCCACAAACTCCATGAGTGACATAGGATCGACGGAATTGCAAACCTTAACCAAGGAAACAGCAAACG TGTAA